From Chryseobacterium joostei, the proteins below share one genomic window:
- a CDS encoding pyridoxal phosphate-dependent aminotransferase, protein MDKLSDRVKRLGYSQTFVMSNKAREMKANGIDVISLTLGEPDFDVPDNIKQAAFDAINQNYSHYSPVPGFLELREAIAYKLKRDNNLEYKPTQICVSNGAKQAILNVLAAIINDGDEVLLPAPYWVSYDEMVKMMGGNSVMLPTSYVTDFKVTAEQIELAITDKTKAILFSSPCNPSGGYYTYDELKSIAKVIAKYPHVTIISDEIYEFINYETKTTSIAQFPEVYEQTAVINGMSKAFAMTGWRIGYSACPEWLAKACEKVQGQMTSGANTMAQRASITALKTDPSEYKYMIDAFKKRRDLVYELIKEIPGFKVLLPKAAFYFFPDISYYIGKTLNGTEIKNSDDFAMFLLENARVGCVGGFSFGSPECIRFSYAASEEDLREAMKRIKDLLDQFN, encoded by the coding sequence ATGGACAAACTTTCAGATAGAGTAAAAAGATTAGGTTACTCACAGACTTTTGTAATGTCTAATAAAGCCAGAGAAATGAAAGCTAACGGAATAGATGTTATTAGCTTAACTCTTGGCGAACCGGATTTTGATGTTCCGGATAATATCAAACAGGCAGCCTTTGATGCCATCAATCAAAACTATAGCCACTATTCTCCTGTTCCGGGATTTCTTGAACTACGCGAGGCTATTGCTTACAAATTAAAAAGAGATAACAACTTAGAATATAAACCAACACAAATCTGTGTTTCCAATGGGGCTAAACAGGCTATTTTAAATGTTCTTGCAGCCATTATTAATGATGGGGATGAAGTTTTACTTCCTGCTCCTTATTGGGTAAGCTATGATGAAATGGTAAAAATGATGGGCGGAAATTCTGTGATGCTTCCAACATCTTACGTTACTGATTTCAAGGTTACAGCAGAACAGATTGAGTTGGCGATTACAGATAAGACCAAGGCCATTCTTTTCAGTTCACCATGTAACCCTTCTGGGGGATACTACACCTATGATGAATTAAAATCTATCGCCAAGGTAATTGCCAAATATCCTCACGTTACGATTATTTCAGATGAGATCTATGAATTCATCAATTATGAAACAAAAACCACTTCCATTGCCCAGTTCCCTGAAGTGTATGAACAGACTGCTGTAATTAACGGAATGTCAAAGGCCTTTGCAATGACCGGATGGAGAATCGGGTATTCAGCTTGTCCGGAATGGTTGGCAAAAGCTTGCGAAAAAGTACAGGGACAGATGACAAGTGGTGCAAATACGATGGCTCAAAGAGCATCTATCACAGCTTTAAAAACAGATCCATCAGAATACAAATACATGATTGATGCCTTTAAAAAGAGAAGAGATCTTGTATATGAACTGATTAAGGAAATTCCTGGTTTCAAAGTATTGCTTCCAAAAGCTGCATTTTATTTCTTCCCGGATATTTCTTATTACATCGGAAAGACATTAAACGGAACAGAAATTAAAAACTCTGATGACTTTGCTATGTTTCTTTTAGAAAATGCTCGTGTTGGATGCGTGGGAGGTTTTTCATTCGGAAGTCCTGAGTGCATCAGATTCTCTTATGCTGCCTCTGAAGAAGATTTAAGAGAAGCAATGAAGCGAATTAAAGATTTGTTAGACCAATTCAATTAA
- a CDS encoding M16 family metallopeptidase: protein MNLLKKLTIVSSIAAASFAGHAFGQDFQWKEATSNGYKYRYVTNDPTSARYYTLKNGLTVILSPTNKEPRIQTYIATKAGSKTDPADHTGLAHYLEHMLFKGTNQFGSKDWAKEKPLLDQIDALYEKYNQTKDEAKRKEIYKEIDRVSGEAAKYAIANEYDKMMAGMGADGTNAFTSFEQTVYTEDVPSNVIDKFLAVQGERFREPVLRLFHTELEAVYEEKNRSLDDDGDKVFDMMFANLFPNNNYGKQTTIGTIEHLKNPSLHAIREYYNNYYVPNNMGIIMSGDFNPDEVITKIDKAFSYMKSKPVPEYKIGQEKAIASPVIKEVVGPDAESVMLGFRFPGASTKDARLLNFVGSMLTNGQAGLIDLDLVKKQKLLGAFAFPYALKDYSVLLLQGKPTEGQSLDEVKNLLIQEIDKLRKGEFSDDLIQSIVNNEKKNIIQKDEKYSSRASLLMDEFTSEVDHKANLEYVEEISKLTKKDIMDFAAKYLQNNNYVAVYKKKGEDKSIVKVDKPTITPVSVNREDQSPFLKKIDEMPEKAIAPVWLNYDKDITKNKLGDVDVLSVKNTDNALFRMYYHFDSGKWNNKMLPLAAEYLQYLGTNDKSSETISREFYKLASSFNVSAGNEETYVSIEGLNENFDKSIALFEDLIRNCKADQAALDAYKARLKKARANAKQNKATIMAGLRSYAQYGAQNPFNNVLSDAELDALKAEDLINILHDLFNFKHKVLYYGPKSGDEPVASLKPIHKLPASLKELPKTKTFVQIPTDKNKVLFAHYDMVQAEVFWVRNSDQYNPTLTPTVSLFNNYFGGGMGSIVFQTIRESKALAYSTYSYFALPSKKSDKDMVMAYVGTQADKFNESTTAMNELLTTLPKSEQLFETAKSGLKKSIASERISQDGIIFSYLKAQRLGNNFDMRKNVYEQAPKLSFADINAFHDKEMKNKNYTYCLVAAQDKVNEADMQKLGEVKKLNLTEVFGY, encoded by the coding sequence ATGAATCTGTTAAAAAAACTAACAATCGTTTCAAGCATTGCTGCGGCAAGTTTTGCGGGTCATGCTTTCGGACAGGATTTTCAGTGGAAAGAAGCTACTTCCAATGGCTATAAGTACAGGTATGTTACCAACGACCCTACTTCAGCAAGATATTATACTTTAAAAAATGGGTTAACTGTTATTCTGAGCCCTACCAATAAGGAGCCAAGGATTCAAACCTATATTGCTACAAAGGCAGGAAGCAAAACAGATCCCGCAGATCATACAGGGCTTGCTCATTATCTTGAACACATGCTCTTCAAAGGAACCAATCAGTTTGGATCTAAAGACTGGGCAAAAGAAAAACCTCTTTTAGACCAGATTGATGCTCTTTACGAGAAATACAATCAGACAAAAGATGAAGCTAAAAGGAAAGAAATCTACAAAGAAATTGACAGAGTTTCTGGAGAGGCTGCCAAGTATGCTATTGCCAATGAATATGACAAAATGATGGCCGGTATGGGCGCTGATGGCACCAATGCCTTTACTTCTTTTGAACAGACTGTATACACAGAGGATGTTCCCTCTAACGTTATTGATAAATTTCTGGCTGTACAGGGAGAAAGATTCAGGGAGCCGGTACTTAGACTTTTCCATACGGAGCTTGAAGCGGTATATGAAGAAAAAAACAGATCTCTTGATGATGATGGAGATAAGGTTTTTGATATGATGTTTGCGAACCTTTTCCCTAATAACAATTATGGAAAGCAAACTACTATCGGAACCATTGAACACCTGAAAAACCCTTCTCTGCATGCCATCAGAGAATATTATAACAATTACTATGTTCCCAACAATATGGGGATCATCATGTCCGGAGATTTCAATCCTGATGAAGTAATTACCAAGATTGACAAGGCCTTCTCTTACATGAAATCCAAGCCTGTTCCTGAATACAAAATCGGACAGGAAAAAGCGATAGCTTCTCCGGTAATCAAGGAAGTTGTAGGACCAGATGCAGAAAGTGTAATGCTTGGCTTCAGATTCCCAGGAGCTTCAACAAAGGATGCAAGATTATTAAATTTTGTAGGAAGCATGCTTACCAACGGTCAGGCAGGGCTAATTGACCTTGATTTGGTGAAAAAACAAAAGCTGCTGGGAGCCTTTGCTTTCCCTTATGCTCTGAAAGATTATTCAGTTTTATTACTACAGGGAAAACCTACTGAAGGACAATCTTTGGATGAAGTAAAAAATCTTCTTATTCAGGAAATTGATAAATTAAGAAAGGGTGAATTCTCTGATGATTTAATTCAATCCATCGTAAACAACGAAAAGAAGAACATCATTCAGAAAGATGAAAAATATTCTTCAAGAGCAAGTCTTTTGATGGATGAGTTTACTTCAGAAGTTGATCACAAGGCCAACCTTGAATATGTTGAAGAAATCTCCAAGCTGACTAAAAAGGATATCATGGATTTTGCAGCGAAATATCTTCAAAACAACAATTATGTAGCAGTTTACAAGAAAAAAGGTGAAGATAAGAGCATTGTAAAGGTAGACAAACCTACCATCACTCCGGTTTCTGTAAACAGAGAAGACCAGTCTCCTTTCCTTAAGAAAATTGACGAAATGCCGGAAAAAGCCATTGCTCCGGTTTGGCTGAACTACGATAAAGATATCACCAAAAATAAACTGGGTGATGTAGATGTACTTTCTGTAAAAAATACAGATAATGCTTTATTCAGAATGTACTATCACTTCGATTCCGGAAAATGGAACAATAAAATGCTTCCATTGGCTGCAGAATATCTTCAGTATCTTGGAACGAATGATAAGTCTTCTGAAACCATCAGTAGAGAATTCTATAAACTGGCATCTAGCTTTAATGTAAGTGCCGGAAATGAAGAAACCTATGTATCTATAGAAGGCTTAAATGAAAACTTTGATAAGTCCATTGCACTATTTGAGGATCTGATCAGAAACTGTAAGGCAGACCAAGCTGCACTGGATGCTTATAAAGCGAGACTAAAAAAAGCCAGAGCCAATGCCAAGCAAAACAAGGCAACGATCATGGCAGGATTGAGAAGCTACGCACAATATGGCGCGCAAAATCCATTCAACAATGTATTGAGTGATGCTGAGCTTGATGCATTAAAAGCTGAAGATTTGATTAATATTCTTCATGATTTATTCAACTTTAAACATAAGGTATTGTACTATGGACCAAAGTCGGGAGATGAACCAGTAGCTTCACTGAAGCCTATTCATAAACTTCCTGCAAGCCTTAAGGAGCTTCCTAAGACCAAGACGTTTGTTCAGATCCCAACGGATAAGAATAAGGTACTATTCGCTCATTACGACATGGTACAGGCCGAAGTATTCTGGGTAAGAAATTCAGATCAGTACAATCCTACCCTTACCCCTACTGTAAGCTTGTTCAATAACTACTTTGGAGGAGGAATGGGATCTATTGTATTCCAAACCATCAGAGAATCTAAAGCACTAGCCTATTCTACTTACTCTTATTTTGCTCTTCCAAGCAAGAAATCGGATAAAGACATGGTGATGGCTTATGTAGGAACTCAGGCAGATAAATTCAACGAGTCTACTACGGCAATGAATGAACTTCTGACAACACTTCCAAAGTCTGAGCAATTGTTTGAAACAGCAAAAAGCGGATTGAAAAAATCTATAGCTTCTGAAAGAATTTCTCAGGATGGCATCATCTTCTCCTATCTAAAGGCCCAAAGACTTGGAAATAACTTTGATATGAGAAAGAACGTCTATGAACAGGCACCAAAATTGTCTTTCGCTGACATTAATGCTTTCCACGACAAGGAAATGAAAAATAAGAATTACACCTACTGTCTTGTCGCAGCACAAGATAAAGTAAATGAAGCCGATATGCAGAAATTAGGCGAGGTAAAAAAACTCAATCTAACAGAAGTATTTGGTTACTAA
- a CDS encoding peroxiredoxin — protein MSLVGKKFPNLTIDAMSEMGDDLKINILEEATKNQQKVLLFWYPKDFTFVCPTELHAFQEALGEFEKRNTKVIGASCDTNEVHFAWLNTPKDNGGIEGVTYPLLADTHRQLANTLGIVDQDFEYNEEGEEVFTGSNVTYRATYLIDETGKIFHEAVNDMPLGRNVKEFLRLIDAYTHVQKHGEVCPANWEEGKDAMKADRTSTAEYLAKN, from the coding sequence ATGTCTTTAGTAGGAAAAAAATTCCCGAATTTAACAATCGACGCAATGTCTGAAATGGGTGACGATTTAAAAATCAACATCCTTGAAGAAGCAACAAAAAACCAACAGAAAGTACTTTTATTCTGGTACCCTAAAGATTTCACTTTTGTATGCCCTACTGAGCTTCACGCTTTCCAGGAGGCTTTAGGTGAATTCGAAAAAAGAAACACTAAAGTAATCGGTGCATCTTGTGATACTAACGAAGTACACTTTGCATGGTTGAACACACCAAAGGATAACGGTGGTATCGAAGGGGTAACTTACCCACTTTTAGCTGATACTCACAGACAATTAGCAAACACTTTAGGAATCGTAGATCAGGATTTCGAATATAACGAGGAAGGAGAAGAAGTTTTCACAGGTTCTAACGTAACTTACAGAGCAACTTACCTTATCGACGAAACTGGAAAAATCTTCCACGAAGCGGTAAACGATATGCCTCTAGGAAGAAACGTAAAGGAATTCTTAAGATTAATCGACGCTTACACTCACGTTCAAAAACATGGTGAAGTATGTCCTGCAAACTGGGAAGAAGGTAAGGATGCTATGAAAGCTGACAGAACTTCTACAGCAGAATACTTAGCAAAAAATTAA